In Nitrospiraceae bacterium, one DNA window encodes the following:
- a CDS encoding DUF362 domain-containing protein, with the protein MSKVFIRKASYDYALLKPVIYELMDLTCGHLINKNSKVLIKPNLLSPEPPETAIITHPLVIKSVAEYTLDKGGRVLISDSPPMASFEKIIIETGIKDEFNRMDVEFREFRKSVKVDIGEPFGKIDIAEDAMNADVFINLPKLKTHAQMLLTLGVKNTFGCIVGMKKPEWHFRVGIDRDLFAKLIVQIHKAVNPTVTIIDGILAMEGQGPGKSGIPRELGILLASADAVSLDASIAKMLGLIPDELPTNLAARELGLTKSSIIDGDIPNIKKYELPEITPLIFGPKKIHRFMRKHIVQRPVQNESLCRFCGKCWKFCPAKAITAKSNRLHFDYKKCIRCYCCIEVCPYGALTAKGTVTGKILRRILKIT; encoded by the coding sequence ATGTCAAAAGTTTTTATCAGAAAAGCAAGTTATGACTATGCGCTGCTGAAACCTGTTATTTATGAATTAATGGATTTAACCTGTGGTCATTTGATAAATAAAAATTCAAAAGTTCTTATCAAGCCTAATCTTCTATCTCCCGAACCTCCTGAAACGGCAATCATCACACATCCTCTAGTAATAAAAAGCGTTGCAGAGTATACACTCGATAAAGGCGGACGAGTCTTAATATCAGACAGTCCGCCTATGGCCTCATTTGAAAAAATAATTATTGAAACTGGGATAAAAGATGAATTTAACAGAATGGATGTTGAATTCAGGGAATTTAGAAAATCCGTAAAAGTTGATATCGGAGAGCCTTTCGGTAAAATTGATATTGCTGAAGATGCCATGAATGCAGATGTATTCATCAATCTTCCAAAATTAAAAACACATGCGCAGATGCTTCTTACTTTAGGTGTTAAAAATACATTTGGATGCATTGTTGGGATGAAAAAACCAGAGTGGCATTTCAGGGTTGGGATCGACAGAGATTTGTTTGCAAAGCTCATTGTCCAGATACACAAAGCCGTAAATCCCACTGTAACCATAATCGACGGGATACTGGCAATGGAGGGACAGGGACCTGGGAAAAGCGGGATCCCCAGAGAATTAGGCATTTTACTTGCAAGCGCCGATGCCGTATCGCTTGATGCTTCTATTGCCAAAATGTTGGGGTTAATCCCTGATGAACTACCAACTAATCTGGCTGCAAGAGAATTAGGGTTAACAAAAAGTTCAATAATAGATGGTGATATCCCCAATATAAAAAAATATGAACTGCCTGAGATAACACCGCTAATCTTTGGACCGAAAAAAATTCACAGATTCATGAGAAAACATATTGTTCAGCGCCCTGTGCAGAATGAATCATTATGCAGATTCTGCGGAAAATGCTGGAAGTTCTGTCCTGCCAAGGCAATAACCGCTAAAAGCAATAGACTTCATTTCGATTATAAAAAATGCATTAGATGTTATTGCTGTATCGAAGTATGTCCTTATGGAGCATTAACCGCAAAAGGAACAGTGACAGGTAAAATATTAAGAAGAATACTTAAAATAACCTAG
- a CDS encoding cation transporter — protein sequence MSEVKIKIEGMSCMHCVGKVRQTLLGLSGVLDALVEVGSASVTYDEKKVSRHDIESAIMKAGYKIAA from the coding sequence ATGTCTGAGGTTAAGATCAAGATAGAGGGAATGAGCTGTATGCACTGCGTAGGCAAGGTTAGACAGACGCTTCTGGGGCTTTCCGGTGTGCTTGATGCCCTTGTTGAGGTCGGCAGTGCATCTGTTACTTATGACGAGAAGAAAGTAAGCAGACATGATATTGAGTCGGCAATAATGAAAGCAGGCTACAAAATAGCGGCTTAA
- a CDS encoding radical SAM protein: MKNNSNKQNLGHIKIPLKRVHIELTNVCDFNCVFCPKSEMKRPYGYMETEFAKNIISELASNNICEKITFHVMGEPTLHRDFLKILSHAQNQKMKVGLTTNGSSLSKVTGEKLQEYNLYQIDISLQTPDEQSFALRKAGNITFENYLNGIFSFFNEYHKKNSGTIFKFRFLNTRFRNKHMEKKTGSLKVMSSTRELRDTFNYWAGKIYDSLGIARDKKEKFLERIENLVSYKWNVVEIYPNVFFETYVLDDWGHAFSDTKIHDAWGGYCFGMRDHFAILHNGDVTLCCMDFDGRTAIGNLHKSSLKEILSSVRLGEIMKGFKKFRFVHPYCKRCMGSRTFTSWLFKPIIAVAGLNILKPFFYKHTKIYS; encoded by the coding sequence ATGAAAAATAATTCGAACAAACAGAACTTAGGGCATATAAAGATTCCTCTTAAGAGGGTACACATAGAATTAACAAACGTATGTGATTTCAACTGTGTCTTCTGTCCTAAATCAGAGATGAAGAGGCCATATGGTTACATGGAAACCGAATTTGCTAAAAATATAATCTCTGAATTAGCTTCAAACAATATCTGCGAAAAAATAACTTTTCATGTAATGGGAGAACCGACTTTACACAGAGATTTTTTAAAAATTCTGAGTCATGCTCAAAATCAAAAAATGAAAGTGGGATTAACAACAAATGGAAGTAGCCTTAGCAAAGTAACAGGAGAAAAACTTCAGGAATACAACCTATACCAGATAGACATTTCTCTCCAGACCCCAGATGAACAGTCTTTTGCCTTGAGAAAAGCCGGCAATATTACTTTTGAGAATTATTTAAACGGTATTTTTAGTTTTTTCAATGAATATCACAAAAAAAATTCCGGGACAATATTTAAATTCCGTTTTCTTAACACAAGATTTCGTAATAAACACATGGAGAAAAAAACAGGTTCATTAAAGGTAATGTCATCGACAAGAGAGCTAAGGGATACATTCAATTATTGGGCTGGCAAGATTTATGATTCGCTTGGTATTGCGCGTGACAAAAAAGAAAAATTTCTTGAACGCATTGAAAATCTTGTCTCCTATAAATGGAATGTTGTTGAAATTTATCCAAATGTGTTTTTCGAAACATATGTTCTGGATGATTGGGGACATGCATTCAGCGATACAAAAATTCATGATGCATGGGGCGGTTATTGTTTTGGTATGCGCGATCATTTTGCCATTCTTCATAATGGCGATGTGACTTTATGCTGTATGGATTTTGACGGCCGCACAGCAATTGGCAATCTTCACAAATCCAGTTTAAAAGAAATCCTTTCATCTGTTAGATTAGGTGAGATCATGAAAGGCTTTAAAAAATTCAGATTCGTTCATCCTTACTGCAAACGCTGCATGGGAAGCAGGACATTTACTTCGTGGCTTTTTAAACCGATAATTGCTGTTGCAGGACTAAACATCCTAAAGCCGTTTTTTTACAAGCACACAAAAATTTATTCTTAA
- a CDS encoding DUF948 domain-containing protein encodes MSQTEIMIFIGIGFLIVFGLLLYVLYELRRVAKMVTGFIKVTEDTIKPALEEFQQTMKSLRKITDDINALTGDARSITGGLRNIGHSIRSIVEVVNEATAGASLKVLGLRAGIKSTIVYLFKNIFLRKGD; translated from the coding sequence ATGAGCCAGACAGAGATAATGATTTTTATAGGAATTGGTTTTCTTATAGTATTTGGTTTGCTCTTGTACGTTCTCTATGAATTACGAAGAGTAGCAAAAATGGTTACAGGCTTTATAAAAGTTACTGAGGATACAATAAAACCAGCCTTGGAAGAATTCCAGCAGACCATGAAAAGTCTGCGAAAAATTACCGATGACATAAATGCGCTTACCGGAGATGCAAGGAGCATCACTGGAGGTTTGAGAAATATTGGACACAGCATCAGAAGTATTGTTGAGGTTGTTAATGAAGCTACTGCTGGCGCATCCTTAAAGGTTCTCGGACTGAGAGCCGGCATTAAGTCAACAATAGTGTACTTGTTTAAAAATATTTTTTTAAGAAAAGGAGATTAG
- a CDS encoding zinc ribbon domain-containing protein, producing MICYKCSTDNSERRSFCKKCGVLIVNFCSNCGFHNDLNDRYCGGCGTNISEAKRSGTNSALSQQENISRGKYSSDEMNELISTTSQKGAVKPRAKDIRGDDEISQNVIDNIFEAGNEGKNNKEK from the coding sequence ATGATTTGCTATAAATGCTCAACAGACAATTCAGAGAGAAGAAGTTTCTGTAAAAAATGCGGAGTGCTTATTGTAAATTTCTGCTCTAATTGCGGGTTTCATAATGACCTGAACGACAGGTACTGCGGCGGGTGCGGAACCAATATATCAGAGGCTAAAAGATCTGGAACTAACAGCGCTTTATCACAACAAGAAAACATATCGCGAGGAAAGTATTCTTCTGATGAAATGAATGAATTGATCTCCACAACTTCTCAAAAAGGAGCAGTAAAACCCAGGGCTAAAGATATCAGAGGCGATGACGAGATTTCCCAGAATGTAATTGATAATATTTTTGAAGCTGGGAATGAGGGGAAAAACAACAAGGAAAAATAA
- the tkt gene encoding transketolase: MMNIDELCINTIRTLSIDMVQKANSGHPGMPMGAAPMAYALWTRFLKFNPQNPSWFDRDRFILSAGHGSALLYSLLYLSGYDLSLDEIKNFRQWGSKTPGHPEYGLTPGVEATTGPLGQGFGNGVGMAIAERFTGSKFNQSDCELVNHYTYAIVSDGDLMEGISSEAASLAGHLKLDKLIYLYDNNNISLAGETRLTFTEDVCKRFESYGWHVQKVENGNDIEAISNAIENARKNTDKPSFISVRTHIGFGSPHKQDTFEAHGSPLGKEEVSATKKNLGWDFEQDFYIPEETLKIFRKAKEQGSGLEKEWNIKLEYYRKKYPELAMEFDDTMKLKLPDNWDKNLPEFSPDPKGIATRSAGSQTINALALNIPYLIGGSADLNPSTNTALKGKGNFQHPSDEKENIQGAVSGEWGYSGSNIAFGVREHAMASISSGIALHGGTIPFASTFLIFSDYMRPAIRLAALMKLHVIYIFTHDSVAIGEDGPTHQPIEQLSSLRAIPGLIVMRPADANEVSEAWKFAISYKNGPVAIILTRQKIPVIDRTKYYSAEEFKKGAYILADSKNIKPELIIIATGSEIHIALKAYEKLTAEGINVRIVNMASAEIFDEQPEDYKNKVLPQNISRRISIEAGSTHGWHKYVGLNGVVIGIDHFGASAPGEILLEKFGFTVDNIIQKAKELLKR, translated from the coding sequence ATGATGAATATTGATGAGCTTTGCATAAACACTATCAGAACGCTTTCAATCGACATGGTGCAAAAAGCAAACTCAGGGCATCCTGGCATGCCTATGGGCGCAGCGCCGATGGCATATGCGCTATGGACAAGATTCCTGAAATTTAATCCGCAAAATCCTTCATGGTTTGACCGTGATCGTTTTATCCTCTCAGCAGGCCACGGTTCAGCGCTTCTTTATTCTCTGCTCTATCTTTCAGGCTATGATCTGTCACTTGATGAAATTAAGAACTTCAGACAATGGGGAAGCAAAACACCAGGACATCCTGAGTACGGGTTAACACCAGGAGTTGAAGCTACAACAGGGCCTCTGGGGCAGGGTTTTGGCAATGGGGTTGGAATGGCGATTGCAGAAAGATTTACTGGTTCAAAATTTAATCAATCTGACTGCGAACTTGTAAATCACTATACATATGCAATTGTCAGTGACGGAGATTTAATGGAAGGGATTTCATCTGAGGCAGCATCATTGGCAGGACATCTAAAACTCGACAAATTAATATATCTTTATGACAATAACAATATCTCTCTTGCAGGAGAAACTAGACTTACATTTACAGAGGATGTATGCAAAAGATTTGAATCATACGGCTGGCATGTCCAGAAAGTAGAAAACGGCAATGATATTGAAGCAATTTCTAATGCAATAGAAAATGCACGGAAAAATACAGATAAGCCTTCTTTTATATCAGTAAGAACTCATATTGGATTTGGCAGCCCTCATAAGCAGGATACGTTCGAAGCACACGGCTCTCCTCTTGGGAAAGAAGAAGTTTCTGCAACTAAAAAAAATCTCGGATGGGATTTTGAACAGGATTTTTATATCCCTGAAGAGACGCTGAAAATATTCAGAAAAGCAAAAGAACAAGGTTCAGGGTTAGAAAAAGAATGGAATATCAAACTGGAATATTACAGAAAAAAATATCCAGAGCTTGCTATGGAATTTGACGACACAATGAAATTAAAACTTCCTGATAATTGGGATAAAAACCTGCCTGAATTTTCTCCTGATCCAAAAGGCATTGCAACCCGCTCTGCCGGCAGTCAGACAATTAATGCTTTAGCGCTGAATATCCCATATCTTATTGGAGGCTCTGCTGATCTCAATCCTTCAACGAACACTGCTCTCAAAGGCAAAGGTAATTTTCAGCATCCATCTGATGAAAAAGAAAATATTCAGGGCGCAGTGTCTGGAGAGTGGGGTTATTCTGGATCGAATATTGCCTTTGGTGTCAGAGAACATGCAATGGCCAGCATATCCAGCGGCATAGCGCTTCATGGAGGCACAATACCCTTTGCAAGCACATTCCTTATCTTTTCCGATTATATGAGGCCTGCAATCAGACTTGCAGCTCTGATGAAACTTCATGTGATATATATTTTTACGCATGACTCGGTTGCTATTGGGGAAGACGGACCGACTCACCAGCCGATAGAACAGCTTTCGAGTTTGAGAGCAATCCCCGGGCTTATAGTAATGCGACCTGCTGATGCAAATGAGGTTTCTGAAGCATGGAAATTTGCGATTTCATACAAAAATGGACCTGTTGCAATCATACTCACAAGACAGAAGATACCTGTAATAGACAGAACAAAATATTATTCTGCTGAGGAATTTAAAAAAGGAGCTTATATACTGGCTGATTCTAAAAACATCAAGCCTGAACTTATTATTATTGCGACTGGTTCAGAAATCCATATTGCACTTAAAGCTTATGAAAAACTCACTGCTGAGGGAATAAATGTGCGCATTGTGAATATGGCTTCTGCCGAAATATTTGATGAACAACCTGAGGATTATAAAAACAAAGTTCTTCCTCAGAATATAAGCAGAAGAATTTCTATTGAGGCAGGTTCAACGCATGGCTGGCACAAATATGTTGGCTTAAATGGCGTTGTTATCGGAATAGATCATTTCGGAGCTTCTGCTCCCGGAGAAATACTTTTGGAAAAATTCGGATTCACTGTAGATAACATCATTCAAAAAGCAAAAGAACTTTTAAAGAGATAA
- a CDS encoding MgtC/SapB family protein, with product MISEIEITIRLLLGAVLGGIIGFERQTHGRQAGFRTQMLVCIASVLLMIVSEYYQHLSFMNPSYVRVDPGRIAAGAITGVGFLGAGVILKTGATVQGLTTAACLWMVSAIGLSVGAGFYLAGILSCGITLFALLFLRMIEKKMPKLIYRNITITAEDSLDIDTVITQITVPYLHIKNIDYEKDTIKKEITYEINTSLKYSGQIKTILTNLASITSIKKISIKG from the coding sequence ATGATATCAGAAATAGAGATAACAATTCGTCTGTTGCTCGGCGCTGTTTTGGGCGGGATAATTGGGTTTGAAAGACAGACTCATGGAAGACAGGCGGGGTTTAGAACTCAGATGCTCGTATGTATAGCGTCAGTTCTGCTTATGATCGTGTCTGAATATTATCAGCATCTAAGCTTCATGAATCCATCCTATGTCCGAGTTGATCCGGGCAGAATTGCAGCAGGTGCAATAACGGGTGTGGGATTTCTAGGCGCTGGTGTTATCCTGAAAACAGGAGCAACTGTGCAGGGACTTACTACTGCTGCATGCTTGTGGATGGTCTCTGCGATTGGACTGTCTGTCGGTGCAGGATTCTATCTTGCTGGAATATTATCATGCGGAATTACTCTCTTCGCCCTTTTATTCCTCAGAATGATCGAAAAAAAGATGCCCAAACTCATATACAGAAACATAACTATAACTGCTGAAGACAGTCTTGATATCGATACAGTCATAACCCAGATTACCGTCCCATATCTTCATATAAAGAATATCGACTACGAAAAAGACACTATTAAAAAAGAAATTACATATGAAATAAACACATCATTAAAATACAGCGGTCAGATAAAAACAATTCTGACAAATCTGGCATCAATAACTTCTATAAAAAAGATTTCCATAAAGGGCTGA
- a CDS encoding prohibitin family protein: protein MDSNNIIDIIKNKTTKGFNLIKIIFFLVIGLIVFLIINPFVIVGAGERGVVLNFGAVQPNVMNEGLHIRIPIMQKVIKIDVKVHKSQTEAESVSKDLQDTHSIIAVNYHILPEKANWIYQNIGIGYKERIIDPAVQEVVKAITAKYTAVELITQREKVRYEIKDLLKQRLVGYNIIVDDFSIVNFKFSQQFAQAIESKQTAEQLALKAQRDLERIKIEAEQKIASAKAEAEALRLQKENVTPQLIKLRQIEANIKAIEKWDGKLPKITGGAIPFIDMKSFDKE, encoded by the coding sequence ATGGACAGCAACAATATCATCGACATAATCAAAAACAAGACTACAAAAGGATTTAATTTAATCAAAATAATCTTTTTTCTAGTTATTGGATTAATCGTATTCCTTATTATCAACCCTTTTGTAATAGTAGGAGCCGGAGAAAGAGGAGTAGTATTGAATTTTGGCGCTGTACAGCCAAATGTAATGAATGAAGGACTTCATATCAGGATACCGATAATGCAAAAGGTCATAAAAATAGATGTGAAGGTTCACAAGTCACAGACAGAGGCAGAGTCTGTATCAAAAGACCTTCAGGACACACATTCGATCATTGCCGTTAATTATCACATACTTCCTGAGAAAGCAAACTGGATATATCAGAACATCGGAATCGGATATAAAGAACGCATAATTGACCCGGCTGTTCAGGAAGTTGTAAAAGCAATTACTGCAAAATACACTGCTGTTGAACTGATAACACAAAGGGAAAAAGTAAGATATGAAATCAAAGATTTATTAAAACAGCGTCTGGTGGGTTATAACATCATAGTCGATGATTTTTCGATAGTTAACTTCAAGTTCTCCCAGCAATTTGCACAGGCAATCGAATCAAAACAAACAGCAGAACAATTAGCATTAAAAGCACAGAGAGACCTTGAAAGAATAAAAATTGAAGCAGAGCAGAAAATAGCCAGTGCAAAGGCAGAGGCAGAGGCATTAAGGCTCCAAAAGGAAAATGTCACACCACAGCTTATAAAACTGAGACAAATAGAGGCAAACATAAAGGCAATAGAAAAATGGGACGGCAAACTTCCGAAAATTACAGGAGGTGCTATCCCATTTATTGACATGAAGAGCTTTGATAAAGAATGA
- a CDS encoding response regulator, translating into MSEKKILIVDDSENIRRTLKELLVKNNYNVIGEAASGIEAIKLFKSLSPDIIMLDIIMPQLGGIETLRMIRSFSKDVKVIMVSALDSIDRVKECLNAGANHYILKPFDEVKVIDILRKFAEE; encoded by the coding sequence ATGTCAGAAAAGAAAATACTGATCGTAGACGATTCAGAAAACATAAGGCGCACCCTTAAAGAACTTCTAGTGAAAAATAACTACAACGTCATCGGCGAAGCCGCCAGCGGGATTGAAGCCATAAAACTTTTTAAAAGCCTATCGCCTGACATAATTATGCTTGATATAATTATGCCTCAGCTTGGCGGGATAGAAACTCTCAGGATGATCCGTTCATTCAGCAAAGATGTAAAGGTAATAATGGTCAGTGCTCTTGATTCTATTGACAGAGTAAAAGAATGCCTGAATGCCGGAGCCAATCACTATATTCTAAAACCCTTTGATGAAGTGAAAGTAATAGACATACTCAGGAAGTTTGCAGAAGAATAA
- the tadA gene encoding Flp pilus assembly complex ATPase component TadA, with protein sequence MLSKELNLKLGDILIQQGIITKEQLKTALAEQKAHPSDQKRIGSYLIDLGYLTEEDITKALGIQFNLPVMTIEGMRIKSEVIDLVTENMAKKFNIMPLFKIEDELTVAISDPTDITLLDIISSETGHKVVPVMAVYSEITKAINKNYSRKIESLIAEPQSETKITAITRSEIDALRLAGGEMPIVKIVDRILIEAVEEGASDIHIEPSATKVSVRFRVDGILHEYTQHPVRTQPGIVSRIKILSSLNIAERQKPQDGRIQIKMDKDEMDIRVSILPTFYGEKVVMRLLHRDAVRVKIDDLGFSEKNLAAFLDMIREPYGIILVTGPTGSGKTTTLYAALNEVNSITKNIITVEDPIEYQLPIINQVQVNPKKDLTFANALRTILRQDPDIIMIGEIRDPETAAIAAESALTGHLVFSTLHTNDAPSSITRLTDMGVEPFLLAPSLLGILAQRLVRKICPKCKQDYTPTEIELNAIGFDSHTENIKFYKGMGCDNCKHTGYKGRSGIHEILVVDEKIRELITNKASVNILREEATKKGFKDMRFDGIKKIIAGDTTVEEVLRATRDIK encoded by the coding sequence ATGCTTTCTAAAGAACTCAATTTAAAACTCGGTGACATACTTATTCAACAGGGAATTATAACCAAAGAACAACTTAAAACTGCGCTTGCCGAACAGAAGGCTCATCCTTCAGACCAGAAGAGAATCGGGAGCTATCTCATAGACTTGGGATACTTAACAGAAGAAGATATAACAAAAGCGCTTGGCATACAGTTTAACTTGCCTGTAATGACTATCGAAGGCATGAGGATAAAATCAGAAGTAATAGATCTTGTCACAGAAAACATGGCAAAAAAATTTAATATCATGCCGCTCTTCAAGATTGAGGATGAACTTACAGTAGCCATCTCGGACCCTACAGACATAACCCTGCTCGACATAATCAGCTCAGAGACAGGACATAAGGTAGTACCTGTCATGGCAGTATATTCAGAGATTACAAAAGCAATAAATAAAAATTATTCTAGAAAAATTGAATCCCTCATCGCAGAACCTCAGTCAGAAACCAAGATTACAGCAATCACACGATCTGAAATTGATGCGCTGAGATTAGCCGGCGGTGAAATGCCGATTGTAAAAATCGTTGACCGCATTCTTATTGAGGCTGTAGAAGAAGGCGCTAGTGACATTCATATTGAGCCAAGCGCCACAAAAGTAAGCGTAAGGTTCAGAGTTGACGGGATTCTTCATGAATACACACAACACCCTGTGAGGACTCAGCCTGGAATAGTATCAAGGATAAAAATCCTTTCATCACTTAACATTGCCGAGAGACAAAAACCACAGGATGGACGCATACAGATAAAAATGGATAAAGACGAGATGGATATCAGGGTTTCTATTCTACCGACATTCTATGGTGAAAAAGTGGTTATGAGGCTCCTTCATAGGGATGCAGTGAGAGTAAAAATAGACGATCTCGGTTTCTCGGAAAAAAACCTTGCGGCATTTCTGGATATGATCAGAGAGCCTTATGGGATTATCCTTGTAACAGGGCCTACGGGAAGCGGCAAAACTACAACCCTGTATGCTGCGCTGAATGAGGTCAATTCGATAACCAAAAATATTATCACTGTAGAAGACCCCATCGAATACCAGCTGCCAATAATTAATCAGGTTCAAGTGAATCCTAAAAAAGACCTGACATTTGCAAATGCCTTACGAACAATCCTCAGACAGGACCCTGACATAATAATGATCGGTGAAATAAGAGATCCTGAGACCGCAGCAATAGCTGCCGAATCAGCTCTTACAGGCCATCTGGTATTCAGCACACTCCATACAAATGATGCGCCAAGCTCAATAACCAGGCTGACAGACATGGGTGTTGAACCATTTCTTCTTGCGCCGTCTTTATTAGGCATTCTTGCCCAGAGACTTGTAAGAAAAATTTGCCCTAAATGCAAACAAGATTACACACCCACAGAGATAGAACTCAACGCCATTGGTTTTGACAGTCATACAGAAAATATAAAATTTTATAAAGGTATGGGCTGCGATAACTGCAAACACACTGGATACAAAGGCAGATCAGGAATACATGAAATACTGGTTGTTGATGAAAAAATCAGGGAGTTGATAACAAACAAGGCATCTGTGAATATCCTTAGAGAAGAAGCAACTAAAAAAGGGTTTAAAGATATGCGATTTGACGGCATCAAAAAAATCATAGCAGGAGACACAACAGTTGAAGAAGTGCTTAGGGCTACAAGAGATATTAAATAA
- a CDS encoding ribonuclease H-like domain-containing protein, translating into MIRNTFSLLNGIGEKIERRLWDSGILTWDDFIKTPQPLCINPERKPVFDHLLSTASKELDKSNAEYFASAVKRKEHWRLYDVFKNDAVCLDIETNGFMPDKGGYATMVGLYNGYDYKCFIKGIDLTAENLMNELSAYKYLITFYGVAFDIPFLLRTMPDLKFDIPHFDLCFSAKKIGFTGGFKKLEEELGVKRDESVKGMNGYDAVRIWEYYIRTANKEHLDLLKIYNKEDTVNLHNIADTIYRQLRAQTGIDKYLQ; encoded by the coding sequence ATGATAAGAAATACATTCAGCCTTTTAAACGGAATCGGCGAAAAAATTGAGAGAAGACTCTGGGACAGCGGGATTCTCACATGGGATGATTTTATCAAAACACCTCAGCCCTTGTGCATTAATCCAGAAAGAAAGCCTGTATTTGACCACCTGCTTTCGACTGCTTCAAAAGAACTCGACAAATCAAATGCCGAATATTTTGCATCAGCGGTAAAGAGAAAAGAACATTGGAGACTCTACGATGTTTTCAAGAATGACGCAGTATGTCTTGATATAGAGACGAATGGATTTATGCCTGACAAGGGCGGTTATGCAACAATGGTAGGTCTTTATAATGGATATGATTACAAATGTTTTATAAAAGGCATTGATCTTACCGCTGAAAACCTGATGAATGAGCTCTCAGCGTATAAATATCTTATAACTTTTTATGGCGTGGCATTCGATATCCCGTTTCTTCTTAGGACAATGCCTGATTTAAAGTTCGATATCCCGCATTTTGATCTCTGTTTCAGCGCAAAAAAAATCGGATTCACAGGAGGTTTCAAAAAACTGGAGGAAGAACTTGGCGTTAAGAGAGACGAATCTGTAAAAGGGATGAATGGTTATGATGCTGTCAGGATCTGGGAATATTATATCAGGACTGCTAACAAAGAACATCTTGATCTGCTAAAGATTTACAATAAAGAAGATACAGTTAATCTTCATAATATTGCAGACACAATTTATCGGCAGTTGCGAGCACAGACAGGGATAGACAAGTATCTGCAGTAA
- a CDS encoding YtxH domain-containing protein: protein MKDESGYGAGSVFLSFLLGGIVGAGAALLLAPQSGRETRQKIREFADEIKDKVGDSVEKGKDFFEERKTVLSAAIEAGQKAYENEKKKFKG, encoded by the coding sequence ATGAAAGATGAAAGCGGCTATGGCGCAGGTTCAGTTTTTCTGTCTTTTTTACTTGGAGGAATTGTTGGAGCAGGGGCAGCTCTTTTGCTTGCTCCTCAATCCGGTCGTGAGACAAGGCAGAAGATTAGGGAATTTGCAGATGAGATCAAAGACAAAGTCGGAGATTCAGTAGAAAAGGGGAAGGACTTTTTCGAGGAAAGAAAAACAGTTCTCAGCGCAGCTATTGAAGCAGGGCAAAAGGCATATGAGAACGAAAAAAAGAAATTTAAAGGATAA